One window of Methanogenium organophilum genomic DNA carries:
- a CDS encoding TBP family protein, with protein MRKLEIVNVVATGTLTESLDLEKLHQNLPGTVKSTSHWLKYRLPENNKYIAFYKSGKFLLTGKDVLDKQDELCARILDILRKADVAYTLDHLTINNIVCKTSVKLNKSLDVIIEQADPKKGSYEPEQFPGLIYKDWGVSFLLFSSGSVIITGAKKIEESQNGFNNFVQFLSKI; from the coding sequence ATGAGAAAATTAGAGATTGTCAATGTGGTAGCAACGGGAACATTAACCGAGTCTCTTGATTTAGAAAAATTGCATCAAAATTTGCCCGGAACTGTGAAATCAACATCGCATTGGTTAAAATATCGATTGCCTGAAAATAATAAATATATCGCATTCTATAAGTCAGGAAAGTTTCTCCTTACAGGAAAAGATGTTTTGGACAAACAGGATGAACTTTGTGCCAGAATTCTCGATATTCTTCGCAAAGCTGATGTCGCATATACACTTGACCACCTCACGATAAACAATATAGTATGCAAAACGAGTGTTAAATTGAACAAATCCCTTGATGTGATAATTGAGCAGGCTGATCCTAAGAAAGGGAGCTACGAACCCGAACAATTTCCAGGATTGATCTATAAGGATTGGGGTGTTAGTTTTCTTTTGTTTTCCAGTGGTAGCGTGATTATTACAGGAGCCAAAAAAATCGAAGAGTCACAAAATGGATTCAATAATTTTGTTCAATTCCTATCTAAAATCTAA
- a CDS encoding DUF2290 domain-containing protein, translating to MNVSDVMSSLVATYSEWSDILVNTQYIRENNSITWLNHTPLILPHIMHKNDLDLLEMKKQYTFQIIEDGSFIQIFYKFEKDNSTLIEARLAYYGNTPIPRSGEKWDQEGEDPELTFTHDTIMDSLIDSDSFSQNSFYYEDFIVPWLRIDFSNEETESPLHHSCHMHIGLFGDARIPLTVVPSPRQFIEFIIAHFYPREYHSMRLDQDGKPKNKGQLRKINNPSFQKIISDNYEFLPHLNIPTQ from the coding sequence ATGAATGTCAGTGATGTAATGAGTTCCTTAGTTGCCACATACAGTGAATGGTCAGATATTCTCGTAAATACTCAATATATACGCGAGAATAATAGTATAACATGGCTTAATCACACTCCATTAATATTGCCTCATATTATGCACAAAAATGATTTAGATTTATTAGAAATGAAAAAGCAATATACTTTTCAAATAATTGAAGACGGTTCATTCATACAGATATTCTATAAGTTTGAAAAAGATAATTCGACACTCATAGAAGCCAGACTTGCATATTATGGAAATACCCCAATCCCAAGAAGTGGAGAAAAATGGGACCAAGAGGGAGAAGATCCGGAACTCACGTTCACTCATGACACCATAATGGATAGCTTAATAGATTCGGATAGTTTTTCTCAAAACTCCTTTTATTACGAGGACTTCATTGTTCCTTGGCTTAGAATTGATTTTTCAAATGAAGAAACAGAAAGCCCCCTCCATCACTCATGCCACATGCATATTGGATTATTTGGTGATGCACGAATTCCATTGACGGTGGTCCCATCTCCGCGTCAATTTATTGAATTTATAATCGCTCATTTTTATCCAAGAGAATATCACTCAATGAGACTTGATCAAGATGGAAAACCAAAAAATAAGGGACAATTACGAAAAATCAATAATCCCAGCTTTCAAAAAATCATAAGCGATAATTATGAATTTTTGCCTCATTTAAATATCCCAACTCAATAA